Genomic segment of Acidobacteriota bacterium:
GGCGCTTCGCCAGACCGGGGTCAGCGAGGGCAGATGAACGCTGTCCGCGCGGTTCTCTGTGCGCAGCCGAACGACGACAGGGCCGTGCTTCCTCTCCATGGAATACAGGTGGTAGACGGCTTCGAGATATCCGTGCGTGTGCTCTGTTGCAAGCCAGTCCACGCCAGTGACGTTGGAGCAGTAATCGAGGCGCAACTCTCGGTCGTCGCGCAGAAACGTTGCTGCTTCTACTGCGTGAGCAGAATCGAGCAGCAGCGAGTGCTGTCCCGAGGGGCTGCCGTTCGGGATGATCTCCGCGCGGCAGCCGGGGATAGCTGCTTCGAGCCTGAGCTTAATCTCCTCCAGCATCGACCTCTCCTGCCGCGCATGAATCGATGTTGTTGAGGATACGAAAGACCTCAGGGTTGTTCGGCGGTTCGAGATCGTGCGCGCCAAACCGCGGCACGACAAATTCGCTGGGTGCTTCGGGATCGAGATGGCGCGGCCGGCCTTCGCCTGTCAGCGTTTGTGCATCGATCTTTTTCTGCAAGGTCATGAACGCATCGATGAGGGCCTCGGGGCGCGGAGGGCATCCGGGAATATGCACGTCCACGGGAATGTAGCGGTCGATACCCTTCAAAACGTTGTATCCCTGCTTGAAGGGGCCGCCGGAGATGGCGCACGCGCCCATGGCGATGACGTACTTCGGCTCCGCCATCTGGTTGTAGAGGCGCACCACCTGAGGGGCCATCTTCTTGGTCACGGTGCCGGAGACGATGATCAGGTCCGCCTGACGGGGTGAAGGCCTGAAGACCTCGGCGCCGAACCGCGCCAGATCGTAGCGCGCCATGCTCGTGGCAATCATCTCGATGGCGCAACAGGCGAGGCCAAACGTCATCGGCCACACGGAGTTCTTCCGGCCCCAGTTGTAGAGCTCTTCAAGGGTCGTTGTGACGATCCCCTGTTTGCTCAACTCGATTCTGAGCTTCTGGTCCATTGCGACCCCATGCCGCCCTGTCTCTTCGACGCTCCGCGCTGTCATTTGTTCTGCCCGCCCGTCATGCCCAGGTCAATACGCCTTTCTGCCAAGCCCACACCAGCCCCTCGACCAGCAGGAGCAGAAAGACCATCATGGCGATTGAGGCACCCACACTTAGACCGCCGAATGCGACGGCGAACGGGAGCAGGAAGATCGCTTCTACATCGAAGATCAGAAAGATGATCGCGTAAAGGTAGTACTCCGGCCTGAAGGGAATCCAGGCGCTGTCTTTTGCCTCCAAGCCGCATTCATAGGTGGAGTTTTTGTGCGGTCCGGGTTTGCGCGGCGAGAAGCTCTTTGACCAGAGCCATGCAAGTACGAGCGGAGCGATTGCAAAACCTGCGGCAGCGATCGCAAGGACCACGATGGGCAGATACACGCCGAAGACCGGAGGATTCATAAACACCTGAGCCGGAAAATCTTAACAACCGAAGCTACTGCTCAAAACAGTGAAGCGGCTTGATTTCTCCATCAGCATTTACGCCAGATCAAGTTATCAATTGAACTTCGATGCGTCAAAAGCAATTCGCTCCAGAAGCTGGTGTTGTACGTCGTGGGACGACACAAATCCCGCATTGGAATGGATGTGGTATTGTGGCTTGTTCGTGAAACTCCCAGGTCTTGTTCAAGGAGGGGGAATTACCCATGGCGGCAGAAAACGTCGCGCGGACAGCCACTGAAGGCGGGCCCCAGGCCGAAACAGAGATGGTTCGGCAGGCTGCGCGGGAAAACATCGTCAACGACTTCAGCATCCAGGTCGCGACGGTCAACGGGTCGGGATCTCAGTCGGCCAACCTTGTGCTGCTGCGGTCCATCTTCCGGATGGGCATTCCAGTCAGCGGCAAAAATCTCTTTCCTTCCAACATCGCCGGCCTGCCGACCTGGTACACGATCCGCGCCAGCAAAGATGCATACATCGCGCGCAAGAAGGAGATCGACGTCCTGATTGCGATGAACCCGGAGACATGGCAGGAGGACATGCTCTCTCTGCCGGCGGGAGCGGCGGCTATCTATGAAGAATCCGCCAATCTTGGCCAGCTTCGGAACGATGTCGCCTGCTACCCGGTGCCGTTCGACAAGCTGACGGCCGCAGTCTGTCCTGAGGCCAAGCTGCGCAAGCTGGTCAAGAACATGGTCTACGTCGGCGTCGCCGCGCATCTTCTCAAGATGGACATGGTCGCGGTCGAAGCCGCCTTGCGCAAGCAGTTTGCCAAGAAGGTGAAGGCTGCGGATCTCAACTGGGCCGCGGTCCAGGCGGGCTTCGAGTACGCCTCGGCAAACTTCACCAAGCACGATCCCTTTGTGCTGGAGCCGATGAACGAGACGGCAGGAAAGATCATCATCGACGGAAATGCGGCGGCTGCGCTGGGTTGTGTCTTTGCAGGCTGCACGGTGGCGATGTGGTATCCCATCACGCCGTCGTCGTCGCTGGTCGAAAACTTCATCGATCTCGCAAAGCGGTATCGCGTCGAAGAGAACGGCAAGGCCACCTTTGCGGTGGTGCAGGCCGAAGACGAGCTGGCGGCAATTGGCGCCGTGCTTGGCGCGGGCTGGGCCGGAGCGCGCGCCATGACGGCGACCTCCGGGCCGGGCATCTCGCTGATGGCCGAGTTTGCCGGGCTTGGCTATTACGCCGAGCTGCCGGGAGTGATCTTCGATGTGCAGCGCTCGGGGCCGTCGACCGGCCTACCCACCCGCAACCAGCAGGGCGATCTGCTCTCTGTCGCGTTTCTGTCGCACGGAGACACCAAGCACGTCATGTTGATTCCGGGCAATGTCAGAGAGTGCTACGAGATGGCGCAGGCGGCGTTTGACCTGGCGGAGCAATTGCAAACGCCTGTCTTCGTCATGTCCGATCTCGATCTCGGCATGAACAACTGGATGTCCGACCCCTTTACTTACTCCGGCAAGCCGTTGAACCGGGGCAAAGTGCTGAGCGCGGAGGACCTGAAGAAGCTGGGAGGGTTTGCCCGCTATAAAGATGTGGACGGTGACGGCGTGGGCTATCGCACGCTGCCGGGAACCGACCATCCTCTTGCGGCCTACTTCACGCGCGGCTCGGGTCACAACGAAAAGGCGCAATACACTGAGCGTCCCGACGACTACTTCAACAATATGGAGCGGCTGGCAAAGAAGTTCGAGACGGCGCGCTCGCTCGTTCCGCGGCCCGAGGTCGTCGAGACGGGCAAGGCGAAGGTCGGGTTGATTGCGTTTGGGACCTCCGATTTTGCAACGCGTGAGAGCCGCGATCAGTTACGCAAGGAGTACGGGCTCGAAACCGACTACCTGCGACTGCGCGCCTATCCCTTCACGAGCGAAACCCACGACTTCATCGCCTCGCACGAGCGCGTGTACGTGATTGAGCAGAACCGCGACGCGCAGATGCTGAGCCTGCTGAAGCTGGATGTAAAGGCCGAGGATGTTGTCAGACTGCGCAGCATCCGCCACTTCAACGGGCTGCCGATTGACGCGCGGTCGATCACCGACGATCTTGTCACGCAGGAAGGAATCTAATGGCAACAACTCCAGCTACATCCAATGCGGAGACGTTGAAGCCGGCAGTGAAGACCAACAGGATCGGGCTTCAGGTTCTCGACTACCGGGGCGGCAAGACGACGCTTTGCGCCGGCTGCGGCCATAATGCAATCTCCGAACGTATCATCGATGCCTTCTATGAGATGGGAGTTCAACCGGAACGGCTGATGAAACTCTCGGGCATCGGCTGCTCCTCAAAGAGCCCGGCCTATTTCATGAGCCGGTCGCATTCGTTCAACAGCGTTCACGGGCGCATGCCCTCGATTGCAACCGGCGCTCTGCTGGCCAACCACACCATGAAGGCGCTGGGCGTGAGCGGCGACGGGGACACCGGCTCCATCGGCATCGGGCAGTTTGTCCACATGCTCCGGCGCAATCTCCCGATCATCTACATTATCGAGGACAACGGCGTCTACGGTCTGACGAAGGGGCAGTTCTCCGCGACCGCGGATATCGGGTCAAAGCTGAAGACCGGCGTGATCAACGATCTTCCGGCGATCGACCTATGCGCTCTTGCGATTCAACTGGGAGCTTCCTTTGTGGGGCGGTCCTTCTCGGGCGACAAGAAGCAGTTGCTCGCCATGCTGAAAGCGGCGATCGCGCACAATGGGACGGTCGTGATCGACGTCATCTCGCCATGCGTTACGTTCAACGACCACGAAGGCTCGACGAAGAGCTACAAGTACATGCAGGAGCACGAAGAGGCGATCTCCGAGGTTGGCTTCGTGCCCTACTTTCAGGAGATCGATGTGGAATACGATCCGGGCACGACGATCGACGTGACGATGCACGACGGCAGCCATCTGCGCCTGCGCAAGCTGCATGAAGACTTCGATCCGACGGACAACGTTGGAGTAGTTTCCACACTGATGGCGGCGCATGCAAAGGACGAAGTCCTGACCGGCATCTTTTATGTGAACACAGCGAAGCCCACGTTCACCGAGCTGTTGAACCTGGTCGATGAGCCTCTGGCCACCTTGCCGGATGCGCGTGTGCGGCCGGGCAAAGCTGTGCTCGACGAGGTCATGCAGCGGCTGATGTAGCTGCGTCCCAGACTGCTATCAGCCGCTGTGTTCCGCTTCGGCATCGGGCTCGGGAAAGTCCGTATCGTTCTCCTTCAGCATCTCATCCTGATCACGATGCCCAAGCTGACCGGCCATGGAGTTGTGGGAGCGACGGGTGAAGTCGGGGTGAACAGTATCGTCTTCTACTGCGCCCTTGTGCATGCTTTCGTCCGGACGAGTTAGTTCAGGATGCGCCATGGTGGTTCCTCCTGGGCCGGGAATGAACACTGAAACGTGGATTTGCGACGACTGGAAACAGTGTGACTCTTCCACGGGCACTTTGTCAGATCTCGACTAGAATGTACTGCTATGGCGTTCAAGTTTCAAGGAGTCGATTTCCTCCAATTTGATTCTCTGCTTAGCGAAGATGAACTGCTGGTTCGCGGGAACACGCGCGCCTTTGTCGAGGACAGGATCATCCCGATCATTGAACAGTGCAACCGCGACGGCCGTTTTCCCCGCGACCTGGTGCGCCCCATGGGCGAACTGGGCTTCTACGGGGCAACCCTTGAAGGGTACGGCTGCGCCGGAATGAACAATGTCGAATATGGCCTGCTGATGCAGGAACTTGAGCGCGGGGACTCCGGCCTGCGCAGCTTTGTCAGCGTACAGTCGGCGCTGGTCATGTATCCCATCCATGCCTTCGGCACAGAGCAGCAAAAGGACCACTGGCTGCCGAAGCTGGCTACCGGAGAAAAGCTCGGCTGCTTTGGGCTGACCGAGCCCGATTTCGGCTCGAACCCCGGCGGCATGAGGACGCGCGCCCGCAAAGACGGCGACCAATACGTGCTCAACGGAGAGAAGATGTGGATCACCTCCGGCAGCATCGCCGACGTTGCTGTGATCTGGGCCAAGGTTGAGGAGCCCGGCGTCGCTCCGGAGAACTGGCGCATTCGCGGCTTTCTTGTCGAAACCGGCCGTCCCGGATTTTCCGCGCACGATGTGCACGGCAAGTGGTCACTTCGCGCTTCAGTCACATCAGGTCTGGCCATGCAGGATGTCCGTGTTCCAGCGGAGAACATGCTACCGCAGTCAGATGGACTGAAATCTCCCCTGATGTGTCTCAGCCAGGCGCGCTACGGCATCAGTTGGGGCGCAATCGGCGCGGCCATGGCCTGCTACGACACGGCTTTGCAATATGCAAAGCAACGAAAGCAATTTCGCGATCAACCCATCGCCGGCCATCAGCTTGTGCAGGAAAAGCTGACGTGGATGATTACGGAGATCACCAAGGCGCAGTTGCTGTCGCTGCAACTTGGCCGCCTGAAGGACCAGGGCAAAGCAGCGTTTCAGCACATCTCGATGGCGAAGAAGAACAACGTGTGGATGGCGCTCGAGTGCGCACGTATGGCGCGGGATATCCTCGGCGCGAATGGCATTGCGGACGACTACCCGATCATGCGTCACATGATGAACCTGGAATCGGTGAAGACCTACGAAGGAACCCACGATATCCACACGCTGATCATCGGTCAAAGCGTGACTGGCATTGCCGCTTATTGATCCGGTCGTGGGCAATCACTCACGGGCAGCGGGGGCGCAGCGCTCGGAGAGGCGGCTGATCTATTCTGATGCGCACCTGTCCTGATGCGCACCTGTGGGCCGCGTCGCGCACGCTCCTGGTTGAGGGCGCTTTTTTTGTTTGGGAATGTGAGTTTTTGCATGGCGTCACGCTGCTTCAATGATGGTGTTGACGATCGCATGTCGTCTCTTTATAGTGGTGGCGCGTAATAAGCACAATATATTGCATATTGTGCAATTACAGGAAAGGCGTCAAAGGGTGACGACGGTGCCAAAGAAGTGCGCATGAGAAAGAGCCTGGTTCTGCTGATCGTAGCGCTCGCCGCGGGAATGGCATTTGCGTCGGGACCTTCCTTCGCGCCCGATGTCCGGTTTACCGGTTCCACGACAAAGGGCTGGCATACATTTGGCAATGCTGGATGGAGCGCCGATGCGGGCACGATTACCGGGAAGCCCGGCGATAGTGGCGGAGGCTGGCTGGTGCTGGACGACTCCTATCAGGATCTCAGCTTCTATACGGAGTTCAGTTGTGACGACGGGTGCGAGACCGGTGTGTTGCTGCGCGCGGAGAAGACCGCGGACGGCGGCATGAAGGGGGTCTTTGTCTCGCTCGACGATTCTGTGTTGAACACCTATGCCGTGACGATCGATTCCAGCGGAAAGATTGTGAAGAAGGACAAGTTGCCACGCGGAGGTCTGCTTGCCCGCGTGACACCTCCGCCTCCCCCCTCGCAGACGCAGAACGAGAACAGGCCGAGACCGCAGAGGCCCAGCGTCGAACTCCCGCTGAAGCCGGCGGATACCTCGCTGCGGCCGCATGCGTGGAACTCGGTAGAGATATTTTTCGACACGAACACAGTCCGGTCGTTTCTCAACAATGGTCACCAGCAGGGCGCAGTCGGTGAAGATGGCGGTTACGGGCCTGTGGCGCTGTATGCAGGCGGCAAAGGCGCGGTCCATTTTCGCGGCATCGCCTATATGGACATGTCTCTGAAGGTGCGCGACGAGGAGAAGGTCGGCGCGGGATTTCGCAAGCAGAGGCTGAGCGACTTTTACTACTCGTGGGGAACGGCTGCCGCCGATTTCAATCGCGATGGTGTGCTCGATGTCGTCTCCGGACCGTATATCTACTATGGCCCCGACTATCGGAAGTCGCGCGAGATCTACGTTGCGCTGGCCTCGAATCCGACGACCGAGTTCGCGACGGACTCGACGATGGAGTTCGCTGCCGACTTCAACGGCGATGGCTGGCCCGATGTGCTGACGGTGATGTTCGGCGGCGACTCAGGCATGCAGCTCTACATTAACCCGAAGGGTGAGAAGCGTCGCTGGCAGAAGTATGTTGTTGGCGGAGGGGTACAGAGCGAGATCGCGATCCTGCGCGACATCGACGGCGATGGCAAGCCGGAGCTGGTCTACTCCGGCAACGGGCGCGTGCGATATGCGAAGCCCGATCCCGCCAATCCAACAGGGAAGTGGATCGTGCACGATATCTCCGAAAGCGGCTATGGAGCGGGGCACGGCATCGGCGCGGGGGACATCAACGGCGATGGCCGCATCGATATTGTCGACCCGTATGGCTGGTGGGAGCAGCCGGCCGCAGGCGCGGACTCAGGTCTGTGGACCTATCATCCCGCCGCCTTCGCGCAGTTTGGACGAGGGATGATGGGCGGCAGCGTGATGGCTGTCTATGACGTGAACGGGGATGGACTGAACGACGTGGTGACCTCGCTCAACGCGCATGGATGGGGGCTTGCCTGGTACGAGCAGAAGAAGGACGCCGTGGGCAAGATCAGCTTCACCGAACACATGGTCATGGACGACCGCTCGACCAAGAACGCCGGAGGGGTTACGTTTTCGGAGCTTCACGGCACATCGTTTGCTGATGTCGATGGGGACGGGATCCCAGATTTCATCGCGGGCAAACGCTACTTCTCCCATCTGGATACCAATCTCGATCCCGACCCGAGAGGAGCGCCGGTCCTGTACTGGTACAAGACGGTCCGAAACAGTAAGGCGCCTGGCGGGGCTGAACTGCTTCCCCAGTTGATCGATACGCATAGCGGTGTTGGATCGGATGTGCTCGCTGTGGATCTGAACCATGACGGAGCGATCGACATTGTGACGTCCACGCGGTTCGGCACCTTTATTTACTGGGGGACTCCGGGACGCGCCGCAGCCGCCAGGAAGAAGTAGACGTTGCGCAACGGGTAAGGGAGATTTGCCCATCAACCTGCACAAGCAGATCCGGTCATCCGATCGGAAGAACCATCTGGGGCTGCGGGAGTTTACCGGAGGCATCGCGGGCGTGGCAGGATCTCGCGGCTACGCCTGCACACGCTTTTCCACACGCCGGTCTTCGACGGGCGCTACCTGCCTGAGACGAAGCAAGCGAACGGCATCATCGCCAGCTTCTTTTTAGAACATCGCGGTTTTCTCAAAAAAACAAACGTTTGTTTCTGGATTCGGACGAGAGGTGTAACCATGCGTTTTCTTCCTCAAAAAAAATATCGTCACATGGCGAAACAAGCCCTTGACGGCTGTCCGCGCGTGTTGCTAGGATTCGCTCGACTCATAATGCAAAGTTAATTGCATAATACGCAACATGAAGCAAAGCCAAAACAGGGTTGGTTTATGGCTTAGGAGGCATCGAAGATGAACGCTAACTGGAAAAAATATCGAGTGCTCTGGGCAGTCCTGCTGGTCTGTCTCGTCCAGACCGCTTTTGCTCAGGTCCGCTCCGGCACCATCACCGGCACCATTACGGATTCATCGGGCGCGGTCGTCCCCGGTGCCGATGTGACCGCCAGAGATGAGGCGACCAACGTCGAGTACAACGGCAAGACCACACAAGCTGGACAATTCACCATTCCGTATCTTGCGGCGGGTACCTATACCGTTACCATCTCCAAGGGCGGATTTCAGAAGTTTTCTGCCACCGGCGTACCGCTTGCAGCCTCTCAGACGGTGAGGGTTGATGGCACGTTGAGCATCGGAACGGCGACGGAACAGGTCGAGGTTCAAGCCTCGGGCGCGCAGATACAGACCGAAAGCAGCACAATTTCGTCAGCGATCAGCGCCCAGGTAATCGACGCGATTCCGAAC
This window contains:
- a CDS encoding 2-oxoacid:acceptor oxidoreductase subunit alpha — translated: MAAENVARTATEGGPQAETEMVRQAARENIVNDFSIQVATVNGSGSQSANLVLLRSIFRMGIPVSGKNLFPSNIAGLPTWYTIRASKDAYIARKKEIDVLIAMNPETWQEDMLSLPAGAAAIYEESANLGQLRNDVACYPVPFDKLTAAVCPEAKLRKLVKNMVYVGVAAHLLKMDMVAVEAALRKQFAKKVKAADLNWAAVQAGFEYASANFTKHDPFVLEPMNETAGKIIIDGNAAAALGCVFAGCTVAMWYPITPSSSLVENFIDLAKRYRVEENGKATFAVVQAEDELAAIGAVLGAGWAGARAMTATSGPGISLMAEFAGLGYYAELPGVIFDVQRSGPSTGLPTRNQQGDLLSVAFLSHGDTKHVMLIPGNVRECYEMAQAAFDLAEQLQTPVFVMSDLDLGMNNWMSDPFTYSGKPLNRGKVLSAEDLKKLGGFARYKDVDGDGVGYRTLPGTDHPLAAYFTRGSGHNEKAQYTERPDDYFNNMERLAKKFETARSLVPRPEVVETGKAKVGLIAFGTSDFATRESRDQLRKEYGLETDYLRLRAYPFTSETHDFIASHERVYVIEQNRDAQMLSLLKLDVKAEDVVRLRSIRHFNGLPIDARSITDDLVTQEGI
- a CDS encoding VCBS repeat-containing protein is translated as MRKSLVLLIVALAAGMAFASGPSFAPDVRFTGSTTKGWHTFGNAGWSADAGTITGKPGDSGGGWLVLDDSYQDLSFYTEFSCDDGCETGVLLRAEKTADGGMKGVFVSLDDSVLNTYAVTIDSSGKIVKKDKLPRGGLLARVTPPPPPSQTQNENRPRPQRPSVELPLKPADTSLRPHAWNSVEIFFDTNTVRSFLNNGHQQGAVGEDGGYGPVALYAGGKGAVHFRGIAYMDMSLKVRDEEKVGAGFRKQRLSDFYYSWGTAAADFNRDGVLDVVSGPYIYYGPDYRKSREIYVALASNPTTEFATDSTMEFAADFNGDGWPDVLTVMFGGDSGMQLYINPKGEKRRWQKYVVGGGVQSEIAILRDIDGDGKPELVYSGNGRVRYAKPDPANPTGKWIVHDISESGYGAGHGIGAGDINGDGRIDIVDPYGWWEQPAAGADSGLWTYHPAAFAQFGRGMMGGSVMAVYDVNGDGLNDVVTSLNAHGWGLAWYEQKKDAVGKISFTEHMVMDDRSTKNAGGVTFSELHGTSFADVDGDGIPDFIAGKRYFSHLDTNLDPDPRGAPVLYWYKTVRNSKAPGGAELLPQLIDTHSGVGSDVLAVDLNHDGAIDIVTSTRFGTFIYWGTPGRAAAARKK
- a CDS encoding NADH-quinone oxidoreductase subunit C; the protein is MLEEIKLRLEAAIPGCRAEIIPNGSPSGQHSLLLDSAHAVEAATFLRDDRELRLDYCSNVTGVDWLATEHTHGYLEAVYHLYSMERKHGPVVVRLRTENRADSVHLPSLTPVWRSAEFQEREIFDLYGIIFDGHPDLRRILMWDEFEDHPMRRDYVEPNDYEYEPTPHDDVLAKAKQHAMGQSQSS
- a CDS encoding NADH-quinone oxidoreductase subunit B — encoded protein: MDQKLRIELSKQGIVTTTLEELYNWGRKNSVWPMTFGLACCAIEMIATSMARYDLARFGAEVFRPSPRQADLIIVSGTVTKKMAPQVVRLYNQMAEPKYVIAMGACAISGGPFKQGYNVLKGIDRYIPVDVHIPGCPPRPEALIDAFMTLQKKIDAQTLTGEGRPRHLDPEAPSEFVVPRFGAHDLEPPNNPEVFRILNNIDSCAAGEVDAGGD
- a CDS encoding acyl-CoA dehydrogenase family protein, which translates into the protein MAFKFQGVDFLQFDSLLSEDELLVRGNTRAFVEDRIIPIIEQCNRDGRFPRDLVRPMGELGFYGATLEGYGCAGMNNVEYGLLMQELERGDSGLRSFVSVQSALVMYPIHAFGTEQQKDHWLPKLATGEKLGCFGLTEPDFGSNPGGMRTRARKDGDQYVLNGEKMWITSGSIADVAVIWAKVEEPGVAPENWRIRGFLVETGRPGFSAHDVHGKWSLRASVTSGLAMQDVRVPAENMLPQSDGLKSPLMCLSQARYGISWGAIGAAMACYDTALQYAKQRKQFRDQPIAGHQLVQEKLTWMITEITKAQLLSLQLGRLKDQGKAAFQHISMAKKNNVWMALECARMARDILGANGIADDYPIMRHMMNLESVKTYEGTHDIHTLIIGQSVTGIAAY
- a CDS encoding NADH-quinone oxidoreductase subunit A, with amino-acid sequence MNPPVFGVYLPIVVLAIAAAGFAIAPLVLAWLWSKSFSPRKPGPHKNSTYECGLEAKDSAWIPFRPEYYLYAIIFLIFDVEAIFLLPFAVAFGGLSVGASIAMMVFLLLLVEGLVWAWQKGVLTWA
- a CDS encoding 2-oxoacid:ferredoxin oxidoreductase subunit beta is translated as MATTPATSNAETLKPAVKTNRIGLQVLDYRGGKTTLCAGCGHNAISERIIDAFYEMGVQPERLMKLSGIGCSSKSPAYFMSRSHSFNSVHGRMPSIATGALLANHTMKALGVSGDGDTGSIGIGQFVHMLRRNLPIIYIIEDNGVYGLTKGQFSATADIGSKLKTGVINDLPAIDLCALAIQLGASFVGRSFSGDKKQLLAMLKAAIAHNGTVVIDVISPCVTFNDHEGSTKSYKYMQEHEEAISEVGFVPYFQEIDVEYDPGTTIDVTMHDGSHLRLRKLHEDFDPTDNVGVVSTLMAAHAKDEVLTGIFYVNTAKPTFTELLNLVDEPLATLPDARVRPGKAVLDEVMQRLM